The Asterias rubens chromosome 1, eAstRub1.3, whole genome shotgun sequence genome segment aaaataaaaatcgccGTCTTGACCGCATGTGTATAATAGGCCCGTCTCACGAGCAACAAGGCTCTTTTAAACTAATCAAATTTTTCATTTCCAAATCGCCTTCTAGCTGTGACTCACATTTCACTTGTAAATACTATACGCCTCGTTATGGTCAGCAGTATGGTAGTGACCGAAGCCCCAGGCCTATGAATGAGTGTGAAAAGAATGTAACATAGGCCTATAAGAATGCAATGACGAAATGAACATTAATCAACTTAAATTTATCACCATGCTTAATAAATCGTACGCCAGTGACGTGACGCTTTCTTGTTGATCAAAATCATGCAACTCGGAGAGTATATTATAGGCAAATGGCAATTTTTCAGCAATCTTTGGACCTCTTGTACTAAAAACGAAATAATACAGTTTTTGTGTAATGTTCCAAATCACCAAGGACGTTGACCCCTTCTTCTGGTTTGGTAAAACCAGTCGATGGGATCGGTTAAAACAGCAAGGAcgttaattaatttgttttggggaaccatggaggtagaaataggtGGGGGAACTAACGTCATCAAACAGCCTTGTTCATTACGTACATACGTATTAAACCAAAAAGAGGGCGGGCTTTATGAGATTACAGGGTGCTTCCAAACGCGTATCAAGTACCAGTAGGTGCATAGTTtttactttaaataaataataacaacaatatgcAGATTTGTATTGCGCCAATCCACTCTATCATACTTTGTTTCCGGTTTTAACAAATCACACACAATACagatgttatgttttgtttttattcataaaTTATAGTAATAATTGTTATGGACAGCGTATTATAGGTAGACCATTCATCACGTGACTAAAAACGTCAAGGTATGGTAAAGTGTCTGATCACCGGGCATGCCAAGAGTTGATGCACCCAACATCAGAGCATCGACCTCGTTAATTTGTTGTAGGCCATCCAAAAATTTCATATAAGACAGATTTGAGGGCCCAAAAGAGGGGTGTCACATCGggtaaaacttttaaaacaatattgtgaCCTCAGGGTGGGGTTGACTTCcaactttttgtattttgaacgAGGCCTAAATATTTTCCTATTTTGCTGAGAGGAGGTGGATGGATATTTGTTAAGAATAATGCTCAGACGTCTGGAAACAAAACGCCCAAATTGAGCGGAGTATTAAAGTTCAATGGGCAATGGATAATTCCTCTTTACAGTAAAAAGCTGTGGGACTTCTATGCATTTGTGGGTATTTTGCACTGTTTTGATTTAGTGTGGTGCACAAGAGGGCCGAAAGGGGCTACAAAGTGACGGCGGATGTGAGTGGGTGTTGGAACTTTTTTCTCTGATCGTTTTAGGGGCCATGCATAATATGGAGAAGGAAgtaaattattgttaaataaaCACCCtccttttaaaaatttttttttcaagtattACTCAAACATGAGCGGTGACGAGCGAAAAGCTTTTACCGAAAAAAGAATTCGTAATCCAAAGCGACAAGTCTGAACACGAACACCTTTTTATGTGATCGACCAGTCGACGAGTTTAGAAGTGCACATTAACATAACTAGGGGAAAGCGCCCTCACTAATTTGCATAAGACAATCTTGTTGACGAATTGGACTTTTTCCAAACCCGTGACACAACCGCAGTGAATAAAGTAGTGCCGAGTGAGACTATTTTGGGCTTTTCGTGGTAGCAACGGCTATTAATCACCCTCAAAAGAGATGTGTATAACATTTCAATCAATTTATGATCGTTTAAGCTGAAAATTGAGGAGTAATCGTTCAATAAATAAAGCGAATTGATATTACGATTTGCTCCTCCCACTTGAGACACGTGGGTTCTGCGCGTGGCGTTAAGCAGACGCCATATTGCTCGGAAATTCGTTCTAGTCCGATTGGAACGTTGACGAAAATCTCGTCAAAATGAGTGACGACGAAGCCGATGTCGACATCGAAAGCGACGTAAGTAATCTTTGACATGTGATCGAGTGGAACCCGTTCTTGGATGACTCGTATTGCATTATAAAATGCCGGTTTTTGCCACCCAAATGGGTCGATGTTGTTTCCGTGAAGTGAAGGCCCTACTACTTGTGTGTGTTTACATGATGTTGACAGTCTTGTGTGCATTGGTATGCTGACTGGGTGGTGCATGTACACAACACATGTGAATACGTTCCATGTGTACTGTGTCATAGGGCCATACACGTTGTATGCCGTATTGATTCGGCCATGATCAGGCAGTCTGTTTACTACGTGTACGTGCCATCCCAATGTGATCACGATTACATGGGTTGGGTTGGCCTTGGTTTGCTGTCTAGATTTGTTTAAGAATCCGTTAACATTTATATAACGGTTCAAGTGATTGTGTTCAACAATTGATGTGATCTttttttgaataataaaaacatgtcgATTGTCAACATAATGataaattattatgattatgaaGACGGTGTTCAttgaatcatggaggtaggatttGAATTGATTATCAAtgacattgattgattgataacaTTATTTCGGTCAAACTATTTCTTGTTATGGTTGATCTTATCATGGGTAGAGAAACTTGAAAACAAagcatgttatttatttgtgtccctctttaaaatgaaaaagagaaaacacattaaaaaataaaaaaaatacaaaaataaactgaatcttgttttgggggttcaaaataacaagttttagttttatttaaaaaccatagagcaaggaatatGTCATGATCTTAAAATTATGAACTCTTACCCAGTTACTCCACGCCTGTACACTGGCTATAGATATATAGCCAGTACACAGGCAGGCATTTGTGCAGTAACTGCATGAGAGTTCATAATTTCATGGCATGTACAGCCAAAGATTGGAATTTCTATGATCATGACGACCCCCTCTATTATGTTTAAATTAAGTGTTTAACTGCTtactttaactttttttttttttaatttggtaaTTATGGTTGTCCCCTTTTCTAATTTTCTGTTCTATTGTACTTTTGGTTGTTCCAGCTTAAAAAACAATCATATAATTTATTAACAAAATTAGTCCACAATTATGATTCAAATGGAGTAATCACAAAATGCATCCCCCATTGTAGGCAGTTAATTAAAGACGGGCACACAATTTGAGTCAAATGTCCAGAGCTGATTCCTGAATCTAAATGCAGTAGTTCTTAAAAACTTAGTGTGTATCAAATCTACATCTTCGACTTTCAATTTCATTAACTATTCATTGCCTAAGTTGTGCACACAATAAATGTTGCACAAGTTGACTTGCGCAACTGCATAAAGTTTGTGAGATTGGCTTTGGAACAAGTAATCATTAGTCGGAGAACGATTGTCAGTAAGTTTATCCGTGTTGCCTTCTGCCTTTCACAGACGATAACAAACAGGCCATAAAAATCGCATTGTAGACACGATTATCAATGTCCATGTATTGGGTGTATTTGATCTGGGCACTATGGCTACATTTTACATGGtccatatttttgtatgcagaTAAAATTTGTTGTGTGAGCACATAATACAAAACGACATGACGGGACGGAGTTTCATATTTGCCTCACTTCAGTTTGGACTGGCAAACAGACAATTCTTTACAGGATCCTTCAAACTACTGACAATCCATTCCTGCTCTTTCGTACTTACAGCAAACAATACCAACTATTCCCTAGCTTTCAAAGTTGTTTGTCAAAGTTAACATTAGTTTGACGGTCAGACAGAACACAGACATTTATTTATCACTTAATGTCAATGTAATTAGGTGATATGGTTTTGATCTGGGCTCATTGGTTTATGGTTCATAAACTTTTTATGCTGGTCAATTTTGTCAAGTTTGTGATacttaaaacttaaattttCCCTTTGCTCATTGTGTCAATTGACCTTTTGGAAGTAGATGGTTCACGCTCGCATGTAGTACCCCAAACATGACATGGAGCAACGTGCAAAAAAAATACCAGGTAACAAACAATGCAATTGTTTGCAGATTTATTTCCAAAGCATAAGCTATTGTGTTGCGCTACGTTGACAATATATGTCACAAGGTGAAGTCTACAGTACTAGGAATGGGTTTAGGTTGAAAAGGGAGGGGCACAAGGTTGTAATATGTAAAAACAGCTCTCAATAAAGCATCCAAATCAAGTATGTAACCTGAATGCAAAAAAATCTACTTTTCAGGGCTTGAAGTACCCACTAGAGTTAATCAGAGTCCAATAATTGCAACGTCGTCTGTTACATTAACTCCATGAAGTATGGTGTTATTGGTGTACAATGACATCAAAACATTAAAGatttatttgtatacatgtaccatactgTTTGTATACTTTGCTGCTCACATCAATAAAATGGAATATTGAATACATTTAAATGCTATACTAGAGTTAACTGTGCATGTGAAAGATTGTGTGTTTGATTTTTAACTCAAACTTAGCTTAGCGACTTGGTTatgacagagaaaaaaaaacacacaatttacAACAGATTTTCTGCCATTATATTTTTCCCCCATACTGCAGGCAGAGAAAAGAGCACACCATAATGCACTTGAACGTAAGCGGAGAGATCATATAAAAGACAGCTTCAATTCCCTCAGGGATGCCGTACCAAACCTTGAAGGGGAAAAGGTAAGGTTTTAACTCAACGCACTATAACCCCAATTGAGCCGTTTAATGGCCTGGGTTGATTTTTGAAAATTCTCCCAGCGTTAAAAAAACACGAGCCAGAATAAGTACAGACTTGGTGGCATTAAAGAGGTTCCAGTTGTATCTGTTTTTTCTTACCCTGGGATTGGTGTTTCAAACATAATGTTTGAGTGGTGAACCGTTTGAGAAGTTTTAACCAGGTTTCAAAGTGTTTGTACCTGGGTTGGCAAGTTTACACCAGGTTAAAAGGCTTCTTAACCAGGGTTATAAGATTGGGTTGGTAAGCTTACCCGAGTTATAAGTAGTTGGGGTCAAGTTGGAAATATGTACCAGGTTTGAAATGGTCTGAAACACGGTTGAGGGGTTTGTGGTTATTGTTTCAGTCGGAGGGGAGTCTGgttgtcttttggacaccctgttttaaatttggaaagTCCGTCATTATCATGTAAATGTTTTGTacatgaacaatttggacaGCCTTTAAAAATTTGTCCAGCTAattcagacattttttttttttttgacaactgttttatttgttgcGATTCTTGTTTCTTTTGCAGGCATCAAGAGCCCAGATCTTGAACAAAGCTACAGAGTACATTCAGTTCATGCGACGGAAGAACAACTCACATCAGTCGGACATCGACGGTTTGAAGAAACAGAACACTCTTCTAGATCAACAGAGTAAGGACACCCACTTAGTGAAATACAAACTCTGAATCATGTACACCCATACTGTAAAAATTCAAGCATCCAATATGGGACGGGCAGTGAAAATAGTCTGACACTtcctctttgtttgtttgtttgcgtgTTAGTTTGCTTGTTAGTTTGGATGATCTTCCCATtaagggaactctgcaaactcctaatacaagggg includes the following:
- the LOC117306779 gene encoding protein max-like; this translates as MSDDEADVDIESDAEKRAHHNALERKRRDHIKDSFNSLRDAVPNLEGEKASRAQILNKATEYIQFMRRKNNSHQSDIDGLKKQNTLLDQQIRQIEKSPGDAQVVSNGLALLTNPKGSTVSAFDGGSGSDSDSDSSEERSRIPPKRLKMATSSDSSPSSGSISMSSANLLPVNTKT